From Kitasatospora sp. MAP12-44:
GGTCTCGGGAAGCTGGAGGAGCTGGGCAGCTGGCTCTCCTCCGTGCAGGGGCGCTCCCCGGTGCGGGCGATCAGCGCGCCCAAGGTGCTGCTCTTCGCCGGCGACCACGGCATCGCGGCGCTCGGTGTCTCCCAACTGCCCGCCGACGGCGGCACCATCGCCCGGGTGCACGCGGCACTCGACGGCACCGCGCCGATCGCCCGGCTGGCCCGGCGGTTCGGCGCCGAGCTGCGCGTGGTGGACGTCTCGGTGAACGCGGACCCGGCGGAGTTCCCGGCCGAGGTCGTCCAGTACCGGGTGCGGCGCGGCTCGGGCCGGATCGACATCGAGGACGCGGTCACCCAGCAGGAGGCCGTCGCCGCCTTCGCCGCCGGCATGGCGATCGCCGACGAGGAGGCCGACCTCGGCACCGACCTGGTGATCCTCGGCGACCTCGGGGTCGGCTCGACCACGGTGGCCGCCGTGCTGATCGGCGCGCTCTGCGGCACCGACGCGGCGGCGGTCTGCGGGCGCGGCTCGGGGATCGACGACAAGGTCTGGATGGTCAAGTGCGCCGCGATCCGCGACGCGCTGCGGCGCGCCCGTCCGGTGCTCGGCGACCAGTTGGCGCTGCTCGCGGCGACCGGCGGCGCGGACTTCGCGGCGATCACCGGCTTCCTGCTGCAGGCCGCGGTGCGCAAGCTGCCGGTGGTGCTGGACGGCGTGGTGTCGGCGGCCTGCGCGCTGGTCGCCCAGCGGGTCTCGTTCCGCGCGCCCGAGTGGTGGCGGGCCGGGCAGGTCACCGGTGAGCCGGCCCTGGTCAAGGCGTACGACCGGCTGACCCTCACCCCGCTGCACGACCAGCAGATCACCATGGGCGAGGGCGTCGGCGCCCTGATGGCGCTGCCGCTGCTGCAGGCCGCCTCGGACGCGCTGGCCGAGCAGGACGCCGCCGGCCCGGCCGCCATGCTGCGACCCAAGGC
This genomic window contains:
- a CDS encoding nicotinate-nucleotide--dimethylbenzimidazole phosphoribosyltransferase; the protein is MDTTVDLDTFASLVERPDDAARRAADERWLDLDKPRAGLGKLEELGSWLSSVQGRSPVRAISAPKVLLFAGDHGIAALGVSQLPADGGTIARVHAALDGTAPIARLARRFGAELRVVDVSVNADPAEFPAEVVQYRVRRGSGRIDIEDAVTQQEAVAAFAAGMAIADEEADLGTDLVILGDLGVGSTTVAAVLIGALCGTDAAAVCGRGSGIDDKVWMVKCAAIRDALRRARPVLGDQLALLAATGGADFAAITGFLLQAAVRKLPVVLDGVVSAACALVAQRVSFRAPEWWRAGQVTGEPALVKAYDRLTLTPLHDQQITMGEGVGALMALPLLQAASDALAEQDAAGPAAMLRPKAPAKLPSALELLGKA